The region GTCAAGGTGATCTTGATGTCGCCATCGCCGAACATCTGGATGTGCTCGCCCTCGGAGCCGAGGTGGTACTTCACGTCACCGGAGCCACCCAGCTGGCCGCCCTTGAAGTTGCCGTCGAACTCACTGAAGAGGTCAGACAGCGGCTTGCCGACGATGTTGAACAGGACGTTCAGGCGACCGCGGTGCGGCATACCAATAACGACCTCGTCCAGGCCCTGGCCGGCAGCGGTGTCGATGATGGAGTCCATCAGTGGAATCAGGGACTCAGCACCCTCCAGGGAGAAGCGCTTCTGGCCGACGTACTTGGTCTGCAGGAAGTTCTCGAATGCCTCTGCGGCGTTGACCTTCTGCAGGATGTACTTCTGCTCAGCGTTGGTCGGCTTCGGCATACCGGCTTCGAGGCGGTCCTGCAGCCAGGAGCGCTCGTCGCGGTCGAGAATGTGGGTGTACTCGGAACCAACCTTGAGGGTGTAAGCAGAACGCAGGCGGCCGATGACCTCACGCAGGGTCATCTGCTCCTTGCCACCGAAACCACCGACGTTGAATACGCGGTCCAGGTCCCAGATGGTAAGGCCGTGGGTAGCCATGTCCAGGTCGCGGTGATCCGGCCAAGGCAGACCTGGCTGCTTCCAACCCAGCGGGTTGATGTTCGCCAGCAGGTGGCCGCGGGAGCGGTAGGCCTCGATGAACTGCATGACGCGGGTGTTCTTGTCGATGCCGGAGTTCGGCACGTCCTGAGCCCAGCGGTACGGGGAGTAAGGAACCTCCATGGACTCGAAGAGTTCGTCCCAGAACTTGTCATCGATAAGCAGCTGCGACATGGTGCGCAGGAAGTCACCGGACTCAGCACCCTGGATGACGCGGTGGTCGTAGGTGGAGGTCATGGTGACCAGGCGGCCGACGCCCATGTCAGCCAGGCGGTCAGCGGAGGTACCAGCGAACTCAGCCGGGAAGTCCATGGAGCCGACACCGATGATGGAACCAGCGCCCTTGGTCAGGCGAGCAATGGAGTGGCGGGTACCAATGCCACCCGGGTTGGTCAGGTTGATGGTGACGCCGGAGAAGTCATCCATCGTCAGCTTGTTCTTGCGGGAACGAGCAACGATGTCCTCGTAAGCCTCGACGAACTCAGCGAAGGTCTTGTTCTCGCACTCCTTGATGGCAGCAACCACCAGGGCGCGGTCGCCGTTCTTCTGTGGCAGGTCAATAGCCAGGCCAACGTTGATGTGCTCAGGTTGGACGACGTGCGGCTTGTCGTTGATGACCTCGTAGCGGACGTTCATGTCCGGGTGCAGCTGTACAGCCTTGACCAGGGCGTAACCAATGATGTGGGTAAAGGAGATCTTGCCACCGCGGGTGCGCTTGAGGTGGTCGTTGATCATGGTGCGGTTTTCCCACATCAGCTTCACCGGCATATCGCGCACGGTGGTTGCAGTCGGGATTTCCAGGGACTGCTCCATGTTCTTAGCGATAGCCTTGAACATGCCCTTGAGCTGCTTTTCGCCAGCCTCTGGAGCCTCGCCGATCTTATCCAGCGGGGATTCTGGCTTCTTGCGCTTGGAAGGCTTGGCCTTCTGGGTGGCCTCGCGGGCCTTGACAGCGGACTGGCTGACAGTGGTTTCGCGAACGTCCTGCTTCACCTCGGCAGGAGAGCCTTCGGACTGCTTTACAGCGGCAGCCGAATCCTGGCCCTTCTTGGCAGCGTCGGATTGCGGGGCACCGTTGGCTTCGAAGAACTCGCGCCACTCCTTGTCAACGGAGCTTGGGTCTTTGGAGTACTGCTGGAACTGCTCATCTATCAGCCACGCGTTGGGGCCGAAGATCTTCGGGGTGCTCACGGCAGGTATTCGCCTCATTTCCTTGCTTTATTGCGGGGTCGTTTATCCGACTTTACTTGGGCATTTCCGAAGGTGCACGTACCGGTGCACGCGTCGCCCTAGAAAGTGTCTCTATTTATGATACGGGCCACGCCGGACTAATAACAGGTGAGGGGTACCTCTTGCATCAGTTGTTCCGGGCTCCGTCCGACAGCCCACCTTACACCTGCAAACCTTTGTATCTTTTGCCCAGGTGAAAGGTAAAATTTTAGGCCTTTGCCGATTCGGACTCGGCTTCGTCGTCAGCGGAGTCATCATCGAAGGTCGTCACGATGTCCTTGCCGGAGGGCAGCGGGGAGAGTTGCTCGCCGGCATGGGTGATGACCTGCTTAGCCAGCTTGCGGTTGGCAGAGTTGCCCAGCACTGCACCAATGCCCATCGGCAGCAGCTTGCTCATCCATGCTCGACGCAGACGCTTGGTGACCTGCTTGGAAAACAGTCGCACCAAACGGCCATTAAGGCCCGACAGGGTAGGGGAGGAAAAGCGCGACAGGGTCGCAGCAGAGGTAACACCAGAGACGGTTCCCATATCGCCGACGAGCGTATCGACAATGGCCACACCCTTCGAACCGGTCAGCACGACTAGCACCAGTGCACGACGACGTTGCTCATCGCGGATGTCATCGCCACGCAGGTAAGCAGAGGCCAGGATGTACCAGGCCGCAGCCTCCAGGAAGAGAATCGATTCTGCACCAATGGCGGCCGCACCGGTAACCAGACCAATGCCTGGGATGGAGGCAGAGGCACCCGCGGCAGCACCAGAGCCACCAGCAATGTTGATCAAATGCTTATCGATGATCGCCTGAATCTGCTCCGGGGTCGCATCCGGGTTGCGCTTCTTGAGCCCATCGACGTACTTGATAATCACCCCGGACTGCATGGAGACAACCTTGTCCAAGGTGTTAATCAACGCATTGCTAAAACGGTCTACCTTGTCCTCATCCAGCTCGTACTTATCGACGTCTGCACCTTCTGCATCCGAATTTGCAGGTGCCGAGGATTTCTTATCGCGGAAGTTAAACATGGTTGCTAAGCATCCTGACTAATTTGGTTCCTTAAATCTCAAGAACGCACCAGCATAGTAAAAATTCCTGTATGGCCACTGTGAGCTACATTCTGGCCAAGCTAATTACGCGCAGCGCCGCTAAACTTAATCACTATGAATGACTCGGATTCGCCCGGTACTGACCCGCTCGTGGTACGCACCGATAGTGGGTGGATTCGGGGTACCCGGGAAGAAAAAGTACGCAGTTGGCGCGGCGTGCCTTTTGGCGCATCGACAGCCGGTGCCCGCCGTTTCCGTGCCGCTGAACCAGTACCTAGCTGGGACGGCGTACGCGACTGCACGGAGTTTGGCGCAGTAGCCCCACAGCCGACCTACTCGTGGACCGACCGCATCGATGGTGACGAAGACTGTCTACATCTCGACGTCGTGCGGCCTGATACCGATAAGCAACTGCCCGTGGTGGTCTACATCCACGGCGGCAGTTTTATCGTCGGTTCTTCCCACATGCTCATGCTGCGCGGTTTCCAGCTCGCCGAACAAATGGACGTCGTTTACGTCTCCATTAACTTCCGCCTCGGCGCGCTAGGCTATCTCGATCTCCGCAGCTTGGACGGGGAGTGTTCCGCCAACCCTGCGGTCACCGATCAACTCCTCGCCCTGCAATGGGTGAAGAAAAACATCGCGGCTTTCGGCGGCGACCCCGACAACATCACGCTTATGGGCGAATCCGCCGGCGGCGCTGCAGTGCTGACCCTAATGGCCGTTCCCCAAGCCGAAGGGCTCTTCCACCGCGCCATCGCGCAATCACCGCCGATTGCGATGATTCACTCCCGCCGCCAGTCGACGTTCTGGGCACGCGAACTGGTCAACCGCCTCGCCTTGCCGCGTGCAACGACTATCGACACCCTGCGCGAGGAGCCCTTCGCCGACATCGTGCGCGCGGGGCAGTCCATGATGTGGCGCGCCGGGGAACTGCGCCGTCTCAATAGCTGTTACGCACCCACGGTTGATGGTGAACTCATCCCGGACCATCCCTTCGAAGTCTTCAAACAAGGCAAGCAGCACCAGGTTCCGCTTTTGTTGGGCACCAACTCTGATGAGGCGAGCTTCAGCAAGTACATCCTGCAGCGTTCCAGTGCCCGCGCCCGCGCCGGGCATCGTTTGCTCGCCTCCTTCGACCAGGAGCACGCCCCAGAGGTCGTTGCAGCGTACGGCGGCTCCCATGCACGTGCTGATTTCGCTGCATTGCTTGCCGACGCCTTGTTCTGGGCACCGACTGTCCGCATCGCCGAAAAGCACAGCAGGACCCAGCCGACCTGGATGTATCGCTTCGACTTTGCCCCGGCGGCACTGCGTTGGCTGGGCTTGGGTGCGATGCATTCGTTGGAACTATCCAACATCTTCGGCGATGCCTCTACCTCCCGATTAAAGATGCTGACCACCATGGGCAATTCCTCGGACATGGAGAATCTCACGGTGACCATGCAACAGCATTGGGCCGCATTCATGCACGAAGGCAGACCGCTGGATTCCTGGCCGCTGTACGATGCTGCACACGACCGCAAGACCTTAATCTTCGACGTGGAACCGCACGTGGTTGAAGATCCGTATGCGGAACGTCGTGAAGCATGGGCGGATTACGACATGCACGAATGGGGCAATGGCAGCACTGACCTGCTAGATCGCCTAGGTTATGCCGCCTTGAGTTTCGAATAGCCTGGCAGCTTCATCCTGAATTACTGCAGCGTAGTACAGGTGCCTGCCGACGATGGCCGGGACGCGGTAGGCTTGCCATAGCTGCGGCAGGACCGCTGCGGCACCTATTGCGAGACCACAAGGACGGATTGTGCGCCATGAGCTTTTTTGAAGATATTGCTTCTGCCTTGGATGCCGAGGGCATTGAGTCCCGTGTTAATGATGACGTGCTCTTTGTGCCGATTACCTCGGACCTAGAAATTCAATTTGTGGAAATCGATCCGCTGTTGCCTGCTGCGAATGTTTACATCGCAGCAGCTGATGTGGATGAAGATGACGAGGAGTTTGAGGCCGTTCTGGTCTCAGTTGCGTTCTCCGTGGAGGATGCAGTCGAAGCAGTCTCCAAGCACATTGCTACCGACCAGGTAGTTACCGTGCTGCGCGATCTGCTGGAA is a window of Corynebacterium camporealensis DNA encoding:
- a CDS encoding carboxylesterase/lipase family protein: MNDSDSPGTDPLVVRTDSGWIRGTREEKVRSWRGVPFGASTAGARRFRAAEPVPSWDGVRDCTEFGAVAPQPTYSWTDRIDGDEDCLHLDVVRPDTDKQLPVVVYIHGGSFIVGSSHMLMLRGFQLAEQMDVVYVSINFRLGALGYLDLRSLDGECSANPAVTDQLLALQWVKKNIAAFGGDPDNITLMGESAGGAAVLTLMAVPQAEGLFHRAIAQSPPIAMIHSRRQSTFWARELVNRLALPRATTIDTLREEPFADIVRAGQSMMWRAGELRRLNSCYAPTVDGELIPDHPFEVFKQGKQHQVPLLLGTNSDEASFSKYILQRSSARARAGHRLLASFDQEHAPEVVAAYGGSHARADFAALLADALFWAPTVRIAEKHSRTQPTWMYRFDFAPAALRWLGLGAMHSLELSNIFGDASTSRLKMLTTMGNSSDMENLTVTMQQHWAAFMHEGRPLDSWPLYDAAHDRKTLIFDVEPHVVEDPYAERREAWADYDMHEWGNGSTDLLDRLGYAALSFE